The proteins below are encoded in one region of Balaenoptera ricei isolate mBalRic1 chromosome 6, mBalRic1.hap2, whole genome shotgun sequence:
- the LOC132368016 gene encoding beta-lactoglobulin-like isoform X2 — protein MMCLLLALGLALMCGTQAVNVIQTMEDLDIQKVAGTWHSVAMAASDVSLLDTESAPLRVNVEELRPTPQGDLEIILQKREKDGCAKEKIIAEKTEIPAVFKINSLGENKIFVLDTDYENYLLFCMENAADPEHSLACQCLARTLQADDEVMEKFNRAIKPLPMHIRLSFKPTQLEAQCRV, from the exons ATGATGTGCCTCCTGCTTGCCCTGGGCCTGGCCCTCATGTGTGGCACCCAGGCTGTCAACGTCATCCAGACTATGGAGGACCTGGACATCCAAAAG GTGGCAGGTACGTGGCACTCCGTGGCCATGGCGGCCAGTGACGTCTCCTTGCTGGACACCGAGAGCGCCCCCCTGAGAGTGAACGTGGAGGAGCTGAGGCCCACGCCCCAGGGCGACCTGGAGATCATCCTGCAGAAACG GGAGAAGGATGGGTGTGCTAAGGAGAAAATCATCGCAGAAAAAACCGAGATCCCTGCTGTGTTCAAGATCAACT CCCTGGGTGAGAATAAGATCTTCGTGTTGGACACGGACTACGAAAACTACCTGCTCTTCTGCATGGAAAACGCCGCCGACCCCGAGCACAGCCTGGCCTGCCAGTGCCTGG CCAGGACCCTGCAAGCGGACGACGAGGTCATGGAGAAATTCAACAGAGCCATCAAGCCCCTGCCCATGCACATCCGGCTCTCCTTCAAGCCGACCCAGCTGGAAG cGCAGTGCCGCGTCTAG
- the LOC132368016 gene encoding beta-lactoglobulin-1/B-like isoform X1, which produces MMCLLLALGLALMCGTQAVNVIQTMEDLDIQKVAGTWHSVAMAASDVSLLDTESAPLRVNVEELRPTPQGDLEIILQKREKDGCAKEKIIAEKTEIPAVFKINSLGENKIFVLDTDYENYLLFCMENAADPEHSLACQCLARTLQADDEVMEKFNRAIKPLPMHIRLSFKPTQLEGPGILGPSLDR; this is translated from the exons ATGATGTGCCTCCTGCTTGCCCTGGGCCTGGCCCTCATGTGTGGCACCCAGGCTGTCAACGTCATCCAGACTATGGAGGACCTGGACATCCAAAAG GTGGCAGGTACGTGGCACTCCGTGGCCATGGCGGCCAGTGACGTCTCCTTGCTGGACACCGAGAGCGCCCCCCTGAGAGTGAACGTGGAGGAGCTGAGGCCCACGCCCCAGGGCGACCTGGAGATCATCCTGCAGAAACG GGAGAAGGATGGGTGTGCTAAGGAGAAAATCATCGCAGAAAAAACCGAGATCCCTGCTGTGTTCAAGATCAACT CCCTGGGTGAGAATAAGATCTTCGTGTTGGACACGGACTACGAAAACTACCTGCTCTTCTGCATGGAAAACGCCGCCGACCCCGAGCACAGCCTGGCCTGCCAGTGCCTGG CCAGGACCCTGCAAGCGGACGACGAGGTCATGGAGAAATTCAACAGAGCCATCAAGCCCCTGCCCATGCACATCCGGCTCTCCTTCAAGCCGACCCAGCTGGAAG GGCCTGGGATCCTTGGCCCCTCTCTGGACAGATGA